In Mangifera indica cultivar Alphonso chromosome 1, CATAS_Mindica_2.1, whole genome shotgun sequence, a single genomic region encodes these proteins:
- the LOC123203774 gene encoding VQ motif-containing protein 8, chloroplastic-like: MNISSSSKLQGPRPAALKVNKSSSKIMKKNNNGNIQRVKSPVVIYMVSPKIIHVRPEEFMGLVQRLTGKQATANPNSESSCATIMESDNKCANGGMNYEDQVAAYPSLCVDILANWNDF, from the coding sequence ATGAATATATCTTCAAGTTCAAAGCTTCAAGGTCCGCGGCCGGCGGCTCTTAAGGTGAACAAAAGCTCTTCAAAGATtatgaagaagaataataatgGAAATATTCAAAGAGTAAAATCTCCTGTTGTGATTTATATGGTGTCTCCCAAGATTATTCATGTAAGACCTGAAGAATTCATGGGGTTGGTGCAACGGCTTACCGGGAAACAAGCGACGGCGAATCCGAATTCGGAATCTTCATGTGCTACGATAATGGAAAGTGATAATAAGTGTGCTAATGGTGGAATGAACTACGAAGATCAAGTTGCTGCATATCCTAGTCTATGTGTCGACATTCTTGCCAATTGGAATGACTTCTAG
- the LOC123228985 gene encoding calcium-dependent protein kinase 20-like, producing MGNTCVGPNLGGNGFLQSVTAAVWRNPPLEDRQPPPSKNETKNEPTDSKHNTDNNAATATTASAPPPVKINNDASKPQSQVPEQNDKPHMKRASSTAMQMDSVLGRKTGNLKDIYSLGRKLGQGQFGTTFLCVEKATGKEFACKTIAKRKLTTAEDVEDVRREIRIMHHMAGHPNVIQIVAAYEDAVAVHVVMELCAGGELFDRIIQRGHYTEKKAAELTRVIVGVVQACHSLGVMHRDLKPENFLFIGHEEESPLKTIDFGLSMFFRPGETFSDVVGSPYYVAPEVLRKHYGPQCDVWSAGVIIYILLCGVPPFWDETEQGIFEQVLRGDIDFRSEPWPTISDEAKDLVRRMLVRDPKKRLTAHEVLSHPWVQVHGVAPDKPLDSAVLSRLKQFSAMNKLKKIAIRVIAESLSEDEIAGLKEMFKMIDTDNSGQITLEELKKGLERVGANLKDADIINLMEAADIDNSGTMDYKEFTAAMLHLNKIQREDHLFAAFSYFDKDGSGYITLDELQQACQQFGIDSTHLEEIISEVDQDNDGRIDYSEFTAMMQDTGLDKMMKKKT from the exons atGGGAAATACATGTGTAGGGCCAAATCTTGGTGGTAACGGATTCCTGCAATCTGTTACAGCGGCCGTTTGGCGGAACCCTCCACTGGAAGACCGCCAACCTCCACCGTCTAAAAACGAGACCAAAAACGAGCCGACAGATTCGAAGCACAATACTGATAATAATGCTGCCACAGCCACAACCGCATCGGCGCCTCCGCCGGTTAAAATCAACAATGACGCATCGAAACCACAATCTCAAGTTCCTGAGCAAAATGATAAGCCTCATATGAAGAGAGCTTCAAGCACAGCAATGCAAATGGATTCTGTGTTAGGGAGGAAAACGGGGAACTTAAAGGACATTTACAGCTTGGGGCGCAAGTTAGGTCAAGGGCAATTCGGAACAACATTCCTTTGTGTCGAGAAGGCAACAGGCAAAGAATTCGCGTGTAAAACAATCGCGAAGAGGAAGCTAACAACTGCGGAAGATGTTGAAGATGTGCGGAGGGAAATAAGAATCATGCATCACATGGCTGGTCATCCAAATGTGATACAGATCGTTGCGGCGTATGAAGACGCAGTGGCAGTGCACGTTGTGATGGAACTTTGTGCCGGCGGCGAGCTTTTTGATAGGATAATACAGAGGGGACATTACACAGAGAAGAAAGCAGCAGAGCTAACGAGGGTTATAGTTGGAGTTGTGCAGGCTTGTCATTCTTTAGGTGTTATGCATAGAGATTTGAAGCCTGAGAATTTCCTGTTCATTGGTCATGAAGAAGAATCGCCGCTGAAGACCATAGACTTTGGACTCTCTATGTTCTTTAGGCCAG GAGAAACTTTCAGCGATGTGGTTGGAAGCCCCTACTACGTCGCCCCTGAAGTGTTGCGAAAGCATTATGGTCCACAATGTGATGTGTGGAGCGCAGGGGTGATCATTTACATATTGCTATGTGGGGTGCCTCCATTTTGGGATG AAACGGAGCAAGGAATATTCGAACAAGTTCTAAGAGGTGATATCGACTTTAGATCTGAACCATGGCCTACTATATCAGATGAAGCCAAAGATCTAGTTCGGAGAATGCTTGTGAGGGACCCCAAGAAACGTTTAACGGCTCATGAAGTTCTTA GCCATCCTTGGGTTCAGGTGCACGGCGTTGCTCCTGATAAACCTCTTGATTCTGCAGTTTTATCTCGCTTGAAACAattttctgccatgaacaagcTCAAGAAAATTGCCATCAGA GTAATCGCCGAAAGCCTATCAGAAGATGAAATTGCAGGGCTGAAAGAAATGTTCAAGATGATAGACACAGATAACAGTGGACAAATCACTCTTGAGGAACTCAAAAAGGGTTTGGAAAGAGTAGGAGCAAATCTCAAGGACGCCGATATCATTAATCTAATGGAAGCA GCTGATATAGACAACAGTGGCACCATGGATTATAAAGAGTTCACAGCTGCCATGCTTCATCTAAACAAAATCCAGAGGGAAGATCATTTATTCGCAGCATTTTCGTATTTTGACAAAGATGGAAGCGGCTACATAACTCTAGATGAACTGCAACAGGCCTGTCAACAATTTGGCATAGATAGCACACATTTAGAAGAGATTATAAGCGAAGTCGACCAAGATAAT GACGGGCGCATCGATTACAGCGAGTTTACTGCTATGATGCAAGACACTGGTTTAGacaagatgatgaaaaagaaaacctGA
- the LOC123228994 gene encoding uncharacterized protein LOC123228994 gives MVKSRQRHVTAEDESNSNAELHLNEDEDWVIVKKQKVTILVPSLPTANKSTTPSLGPSQLQASPRKAFNKQSQYSTEACSEKLIVDEPEKTASLVPTKGIQIARKTPYLYIPAIAKPPLIDSRMDPENLVHTRGSVSCYTLGVTGMSKTIKRPRNFHGISGSIDRSMLLNQRMRALNLERKLQKAGGLSRWLASLGLGQFVRLFQGKTLNKFQLVNLTMKKLKDMGADAVGPRRKLMHAIEYVCQPY, from the coding sequence ATGGTCAAGTCAAGGCAAAGACATGTAACGGCAGAAGATGAAAGCAACTCAAATGCTGAGTTGCATttgaatgaagatgaagattggGTTATAGTTAAAAAGCAAAAGGTCACCATTCTGGTTCCAAGCCTTCCTACAGCTAATAAGTCCACTACGCCAAGTTTGGGACCAAGTCAACTGCAAGCTTCGCCTAGAAAAGCATTTAACAAACAATCGCAATATTCAACTGAGGCATGTTCTGAGAAACTTATAGTTGATGAACCAGAGAAGACTGCATCATTGGTTCCAACAAAAGGTATCCAAATTGCCAGAAAAACGCCTTATCTGTACATTCCAGCCATAGCCAAACCTCCATTGATAGATTCTAGAATGGATCCAGAAAATCTAGTTCACACTCGTGGTTCAGTGTCATGTTATACACTTGGTGTAACAGGCATGTCAAAAACTATTAAGCGCCCAAGAAACTTTCATGGCATCAGTGGTTCAATTGATAGGAGTATGTTGCTAAATCAAAGGATGCGGGCATTAAATCTTGAGAGGAAACTACAAAAAGCTGGTGGTTTGAGTAGGTGGTTAGCATCACTAGGACTGGGACAGTTTGTTAGGCTTTTCCAGGGGAAGACTCTCAATAAATTTCAGTTGGTGAATCTAACTATGAAGAAGCTCAAGGATATGGGTGCGGATGCTGTTGGTCCTCGGAGAAAGCTTATGCATGCTATAGAGTATGTCTGCCAGCCATATTGA
- the LOC123216085 gene encoding LOW QUALITY PROTEIN: amino acid transporter ANT1-like (The sequence of the model RefSeq protein was modified relative to this genomic sequence to represent the inferred CDS: inserted 1 base in 1 codon), producing the protein MAHQADKTTEVPLLESSCPSGTASTFQTLGNIVVSIVGTGVLGLPFAFKVAGWAAGSIGVIIAGLSTYYCMLLLVQCRNKLASEEESTEAKTYGDMGFKCMGKTGRYLTEFLIFISQCGGAVAYLLFIGQNLSSIFKSHNFTSSSFIFLVIPLQIVLSWINSLSSLSPFSIFADICNLLAMALVVKQDVQMIAGEDFSFGDREAITSHIRGLPFAGGMAVFCFEGFGMTLALESSMKERGRFPXLLAQAFTGITLVYVIFGYFGYMAYGDQTKDIVTLNLPHNWFSIAVQMGLCLGLIFTFPIMVHPVHEIVEQKLKKVSWFQKLPRNGSENSMTKSGKFCFYMSRAILVLGLATLASFVPGFAVFVSLMGSTVSALISFVLPATFHLKLLGSSLSFWQRALDLFILSFGLVFAVYGTCNSIVGV; encoded by the exons ATGGCACATCAAGCTGACAAAACTACTGAGGTTCCTCTCCTGGAAAGCTCTTGCCCCTCAGGAACCGCCTCCACCTTCCAAACCCTCGGCAACATCGTCGTGTCAATCGTCGGCACCGGCGTTTTAGGCCTCCCGTTTGCTTTCAAAGTGGCTGGCTGGGCTGCGGGATCTATTGGTGTCATTATTGCTGGGCTCTCCACTTATTACTGCATGCTTCTGCTG GTTCAATGCAGAAACAAATTAGCATCAGAAGAAGAATCAACGGAGGCAAAAACATATGGAGATATGGGATTCAAATGCATGGGAAAAACAGGGAGATATTTAACTGAGTTCTTGATTTTCATTTCCCAATGTGGAGGTGCTGTTGCATACTTACTCTTCATCGGCCAGAACCTTTCATCAATATTCAAAAGCCACAATTTCACATCCTCCTCCTTCATATTCCTAGTAATCCCTCTTCAGATTGTACTCTCATGGATCAATTCTCTGTCATCTCTTTCCCCTTTCAGTATTTTCGCGGATATCTGCAATTTGTTAGCCATGGCTCTAGTGGTGAAACAAGATGTGCAAATGATTGCCGGGgaagatttttcttttggtGACAGGGAAGCCATCACTTCTCATATTAGAGGGCTGCCGTTTGCTGGAGGCATGGCAGTGTTTTGTTTTGAAGGGTTTGGGATGACTCTGGCTCTAGAGTCATCAATGAAAGAGAGAGGCAGATTTC AACTGTTGGCTCAAGCTTTCACTGGGATTACACTTGTGTATGTAATTTTTGGCTATTTTGGTTACATGGCTTATGGTGATCAGACTAAGGATATTGTCACTCTCAATCTGCCCCACAATTGGTTTTCCATTGCAGTCCAg ATGGGGTTGTGCTTGGGGCTGATATTCACATTCCCAATCATGGTACATCCAGTTCATGAGATAGTAGAACAGAAGTTGAAGAAAGTCTCATGGTTCCAGAAGCTGCCCAGAAATGGTTCTGAGAATTCAATGACAAAATCAGGAAAATTTTGCTTTTACATGAGCAGGGCAATTTTGGTTTTAGGGTTGGCAACATTGGCCTCATTTGTGCCTGGATTTGCAGTTTTTGTGTCACTTATGGGAAGCACTGTTAGTGCCCTAATCTCTTTTGTTTTGCCTGCCACATTTCACCTGAAATTGTTAGGTTCATCCTTGAGTTTCTGGCAAAGGGCTTTGGATCTTTTCATATTATCCTTTGGTTTGGTTTTTGCTGTTTACGGAACATGTAATTCCATTGTGGGAGTATGA